Proteins from a genomic interval of Arvicola amphibius chromosome 14, mArvAmp1.2, whole genome shotgun sequence:
- the LOC119801169 gene encoding late cornified envelope protein 1C-like has product MSCQQSQQQCQPPPKCTPKCPPKCQTPKCPPKCPPKCPPKCSPVSPCCSLGSGGCCGSSSGGCCGSSSGGCCSSGGGGCCLSHHRPRRSLRHRHQSSGCCSSSGSSGCCGSSGGSSGCCGSSRGSSCGSSQQSGGCC; this is encoded by the coding sequence ATGTCCTGccagcagagccagcagcagTGCCAGCCCCCTCCCAAGTGCACCCCCAAGTGCCCTCCCAAATGTCAGACACCAAAGTGTCCTCCAAAATGTCCTCCTAAGTGTCCCCCTAAGtgttctcctgtctctccctgctgCAGTCTGGGTTCTGGGGGCTGCTgtggctccagctctgggggCTGCTGTGGTTCAAGCTCAGGAGGCTGCTGCAGCTCTGGCGGTGGTGGCTGCTGCCTGAGCCACCACAGACCCCGCAGATCTCTCCGTCACAGACACCAGAGCTCTGGTTGCTGTAGCAGCAGTGGTAGCAGTGGATGCTGTGGTAGCAGCGGGGGCAGCAGTGGCTGCTGTGGCAGCAGCCGTGGCAGCAGCTGTGGCAGTAGCCAGCAGTCTGGTGGCTGTTGCTAA
- the LOC119801172 gene encoding late cornified envelope protein 1C-like yields the protein MVNTPEHPQAEMSCQQSQQQCQPPPKCPPKCPPKCQTPKCPPKCPPKCPPKCPPVSSCCSLGSGGCCGSSSGGCCGSSSGGCCSSGGGGCCLSHHRPRRSLRHRHQSSGCCSSGGSSGCCGSSGGSSCGSGQQSGGCC from the exons ATGGTGAACA CTCCTGAACACCCACAGGCCGAGATGTCCTGccagcagagccagcagcagTGCCAGCCCCCTCCCAAGTGCCCTCCCAAGTGCCCTCCCAAGTGCCAGACACCAAAGTGTCCCCCAAAATGTCCTCCTAAGTGTCCCCCTAAAtgccctcctgtctcttcctgctgtagTCTGGGTTCTGGGGGCTGCTgtggctccagctctgggggCTGCTGTGGTTCCAGCTCTGGAGGCTGCTGCAGCTCTGGAGGTGGTGGCTGCTGCCTGAGCCACCACAGACCCCGCAGATCTCTCCGTCACAGACACCAGAGCTCTGGATGCTGTAGCAGCGGTGGCAGCAGTGGCTGCTgtggcagcagtggtggcagcagctgTGGCAGTGGCCAGCAGTCTGGTGGCTGTTGCTAA
- the LOC119801170 gene encoding late cornified envelope protein 1D-like: MSCQQSQQQCQPPPKCTPKCPPNSGGCCGSSSGGCCGSSSGGCCSSGGGGCCLSHHRPRRSLRHRHQSSGCCSSGGSSGCCGSSGGSSCGSSHLGSGGCCGSSSGGCCGSSSGGCCGSSSGGCCSSGGGGCCLSHHRPRRSLRRRHQSSGCCSSGGSSGCCGSSGGSSCGSSQQSGGCC, translated from the exons ATGTCCTGccagcagagccagcagcagTGCCAGCCCCCTCCCAAGTGTACCCCCAAGTGCCCTCCCAA CTCTGGGGGCTGCTGTGGTTCCAGTTCTGGGGGCTGCTGTGGTTCCAGCTCTGGGGGCTGCTGCAGCTCTGGAGGTGGTGGCTGCTGCCTGAGCCACCATAGGCCCCGCAGATCTCTCCGTCACAGACACCAGAGCTCTGGATGCTgtagcagtggtggcagcagtggctgctgtggcagcagtggtggcagcagctgTGGCAGTAGCCA TCTGGGTTCCGGGGGCTGCTGTGGTTCCAGTTCCGGGGGCTGCTGTGGTTCAAGTTCCGGGGGCTGCTGTGGTTCAAGTTCCGGGGGCTGTTGCAGCTCTGGAGGTGGTGGCTGCTGCCTGAGCCACCACAGGCCCCGCAGATCTCTCCGTCGCAGACACCAGAGCTCTGGATGCTgtagcagtggtggcagcagtggctgctgtggcagcagtggtggcagcagctgTGGCAGTAGCCAACAGTCTGGTGGCTGTTGCTAA